One genomic segment of Natronospira proteinivora includes these proteins:
- a CDS encoding Sec-independent protein translocase subunit TatA/TatB translates to MGVWEIVLIALIALVVAGPERLPTIMRTLGYWVGRGKATLHGLQSELERETNSLGRDLDPSEGPEKTTPNKHEDGRD, encoded by the coding sequence ATGGGCGTCTGGGAGATCGTACTGATCGCCTTGATTGCCCTGGTGGTGGCCGGCCCCGAGCGATTGCCCACCATCATGCGGACCCTGGGCTACTGGGTGGGCCGGGGCAAGGCCACACTCCATGGTCTGCAATCCGAACTGGAACGCGAAACCAACAGCCTGGGCCGCGATCTGGACCCAAGCGAGGGTCCGGAGAAGACCACCCCCAACAAGCATGAGGATGGGCGTGACTGA
- the tatA gene encoding twin-arginine translocase TatA/TatE family subunit, with product MGFGNIGIVQLLIVLALVLLLFGSKRLRSLGSDLGSAIRGFRSSVRDGENQDEEDEQTSEQLSQKDDKADAEFDKQEERKER from the coding sequence ATGGGCTTTGGCAACATCGGTATCGTTCAACTCCTGATCGTTTTGGCGCTGGTCCTGCTGCTGTTCGGCAGCAAACGACTGCGTAGCCTGGGATCGGACCTGGGTAGCGCCATCCGCGGCTTTCGCTCCTCCGTTCGAGACGGGGAAAATCAGGATGAGGAAGACGAACAGACCTCGGAACAACTGAGTCAGAAGGATGACAAGGCGGACGCCGAGTTCGACAAGCAAGAAGAGCGGAAAGAACGCTAG
- a CDS encoding EamA family transporter produces the protein MSSQPPWLAKLGLFTAFALICLIWGSTFMAIRIGVQDLPPALMAGFRFLIAAGLLGLVALAFGQRPRGRADWLAATIMGLLLVAAGNGLVTWAEQWVPSNQAALLITTGAMWITLFGSLGPNGHRITPRIGIGLVVGLAGAAMMLAPQNGLDLQYLWAQIVILASSVGWALGTTYRRNIKVKTGPLMFAAMQMFTGGLILTVIGLAAGELSEWQWTAPGIGAMAYLTIFGSCIAYAFYVWLIDRTTPARLGATAYIVPAIATVLGWWLLDETLQGIQFIGVFVIIVGVILVTTPARRRRSAGD, from the coding sequence ATGTCGTCCCAACCCCCCTGGCTGGCCAAGCTTGGTCTGTTCACTGCCTTTGCCCTGATCTGCCTGATCTGGGGCTCCACCTTCATGGCCATCCGCATTGGGGTGCAGGATCTGCCCCCGGCCCTGATGGCAGGCTTTCGTTTTCTGATCGCCGCCGGGCTGCTGGGCCTGGTGGCCCTGGCCTTCGGCCAGCGCCCCCGGGGCCGCGCGGATTGGCTGGCGGCCACGATCATGGGTCTGTTGCTGGTGGCAGCGGGCAATGGCTTGGTTACCTGGGCCGAACAATGGGTGCCCTCCAATCAGGCCGCCCTGCTGATCACCACCGGCGCCATGTGGATTACCCTGTTTGGCAGCCTGGGCCCAAACGGCCACCGGATTACCCCGCGCATTGGCATCGGCCTGGTGGTGGGCCTGGCCGGCGCGGCCATGATGCTGGCGCCCCAGAACGGTCTGGACCTGCAATATCTCTGGGCCCAGATTGTGATCCTGGCCTCCTCGGTAGGCTGGGCCCTGGGCACCACCTATCGACGCAATATCAAGGTAAAAACCGGGCCGCTGATGTTTGCCGCCATGCAGATGTTCACCGGCGGACTGATTCTGACGGTCATCGGCCTTGCGGCCGGGGAGCTGTCCGAATGGCAATGGACCGCACCTGGCATTGGCGCCATGGCCTATCTCACCATTTTCGGCTCCTGCATTGCCTATGCCTTCTATGTCTGGCTGATCGATCGAACCACGCCGGCCCGCCTGGGAGCCACTGCCTATATCGTCCCTGCCATTGCCACGGTCTTGGGTTGGTGGCTATTGGATGAGACCCTGCAGGGAATTCAGTTCATTGGGGTGTTCGTCATTATTGTCGGCGTCATCCTGGTCACCACACCCGCCCGTCGCCGGCGCAGTGCTGGCGATTAA
- a CDS encoding LOG family protein: MNDDNFRELTDRQKARQRNDSSLTRESWKIFQIMAEFVEGFEKLSRIRPSVSIFGSARTKPDHPYFKLAEEVAHKLSDSGFSVVTGGGPGIMEAANRGGMKGRAPSIGLNIDLPQEQNANGFQDIELHFRHFFTRKVMFVKYASAYVVLPGGFGTLDELAEILTLVQTGKTRRIPIVLVDKAFWSGLVDWLEAQLVDKGMISPEDMSLFHLVDEADDVVKIIFDYYSTRQFEPSDTEADLMLDL; the protein is encoded by the coding sequence ATGAATGACGATAATTTCAGGGAACTCACCGATCGCCAGAAGGCGCGTCAACGCAATGACAGCAGCCTGACCCGGGAGTCCTGGAAGATCTTCCAGATCATGGCCGAGTTCGTGGAGGGCTTTGAAAAGCTGTCACGCATCCGGCCTTCGGTGAGCATCTTCGGCTCGGCCCGAACCAAGCCGGATCATCCCTATTTCAAGCTGGCCGAGGAAGTGGCGCATAAACTGTCCGACTCGGGTTTCTCGGTAGTCACCGGGGGCGGACCCGGCATCATGGAGGCCGCCAACCGAGGCGGCATGAAAGGCCGCGCGCCTTCCATCGGTCTCAATATTGATTTACCCCAGGAGCAAAACGCCAACGGCTTCCAGGACATTGAGCTGCATTTCCGGCACTTTTTTACCCGCAAGGTGATGTTCGTGAAATACGCCTCGGCCTATGTGGTGCTTCCCGGTGGCTTTGGCACCCTCGACGAACTGGCAGAGATTCTGACCCTGGTACAAACCGGAAAGACACGCCGTATCCCCATCGTCTTGGTGGACAAGGCATTCTGGTCTGGTCTGGTGGATTGGTTGGAGGCACAGCTGGTGGACAAAGGCATGATCTCACCGGAAGACATGTCCCTGTTTCACTTGGTGGATGAAGCGGACGATGTGGTCAAGATCATCTTTGATTATTACAGCACCCGCCAATTCGAACCGTCCGACACGGAAGCAGATCTGATGCTGGATCTCTAA
- a CDS encoding putative signal transducing protein, giving the protein MSYQTVEKFKNSLEAEVAKARLEAEGIPVLLAGVGLGPLVGFFNPRSNFVRLKVPEERMREAREILDTDWSAEVDEQWDQDQ; this is encoded by the coding sequence GTGAGCTACCAAACGGTTGAAAAATTCAAGAACAGTCTGGAAGCCGAAGTGGCAAAGGCCCGGCTGGAAGCCGAAGGCATCCCGGTTCTGCTGGCCGGGGTAGGCCTTGGGCCCCTGGTGGGTTTTTTCAATCCGCGAAGCAATTTCGTACGGCTTAAGGTCCCCGAAGAACGCATGCGGGAGGCCAGGGAGATCCTGGACACCGACTGGTCCGCGGAAGTAGATGAACAATGGGATCAGGATCAATAA
- a CDS encoding phosphoribosyl-ATP diphosphatase, translated as MANPDTHSILQDLDRLIAERRSADPEASYVAGLLRDGPARISRKLGEEAVESVIAGLQESDEALVGEIADLWFHSLVLLATRGLSSEQVLAVLADRFGLSGLEEKRRRQEPGSA; from the coding sequence ATGGCCAATCCTGACACCCACTCCATCCTCCAGGACCTGGACCGGCTCATTGCCGAGCGCCGTTCGGCCGATCCGGAGGCCAGCTATGTGGCCGGCCTGCTCCGGGACGGTCCGGCACGTATCAGCCGCAAGCTGGGCGAGGAAGCCGTGGAATCGGTGATCGCCGGCCTCCAGGAAAGCGATGAGGCCCTGGTCGGGGAGATCGCCGACCTCTGGTTCCACTCCCTGGTCTTGCTGGCCACCCGGGGCCTGTCCTCGGAACAGGTCCTGGCCGTGCTGGCCGATCGCTTCGGGCTCTCGGGCCTGGAAGAAAAACGCCGCCGGCAGGAGCCCGGCAGCGCATAG
- a CDS encoding TrkH family potassium uptake protein, which translates to MHVKVIQRILGLLLMAFSLSMLPPIGVSFWYADGSHMAFISGFAIVAGLGFLMWLPARKEYRDMRARDGFVVVAGFWTVLGLAGAVPLMLSENPNISFTDAAFEAVSGLTTTGSTILVGLEELPKSILYYRQQLQWLGGMGIIVLAIAVLPMLGVGGMQLFRAEITGPMKETRITPRIAETAKGLWYIYLGLTAACAFAYWLAGMTPFDAIGHAYSTVGIGGFSTYDGSLGYFDNHVIEMVAVAFMFIAGVNFALHFLAVRRQMVGHYFQDPEFKTYLLVQVVIIVGVVSYLLLTRVYESGLDALVKGAFQAVSISTTTGFTSADYAGWPGFLPVLLIFSSFIGACAASTSGGMKVIRMRLLASQGAREINRLVHPNAEIPAKLGKRIVPQRVLDSVWAFFSVYVALFVVMMLILMASGHDQVTAFSAVAAALNNLGPGLGEVSANFTVLDDVSKWVLVAAMLMGRLEIFTVLVLLTPAFWRR; encoded by the coding sequence ATGCATGTGAAGGTTATTCAGCGCATCCTCGGCCTCCTTCTCATGGCCTTCAGCCTGTCCATGCTGCCCCCCATTGGGGTTTCCTTCTGGTATGCCGATGGCAGCCACATGGCCTTTATCAGTGGTTTTGCCATTGTCGCTGGGCTGGGTTTTTTGATGTGGCTACCTGCCCGCAAGGAATACCGGGACATGCGTGCCCGGGATGGCTTTGTGGTGGTGGCCGGCTTCTGGACGGTGCTGGGCCTGGCCGGTGCCGTTCCCCTGATGCTGTCGGAAAATCCGAACATCAGTTTTACCGATGCGGCCTTCGAAGCGGTCTCGGGCCTGACCACCACCGGTTCCACCATACTGGTGGGGCTGGAAGAGCTTCCCAAATCGATTCTTTATTATCGCCAGCAACTGCAATGGTTGGGTGGCATGGGGATCATTGTGCTGGCCATTGCCGTGCTGCCCATGCTGGGCGTGGGCGGCATGCAGCTGTTTAGGGCCGAAATCACCGGTCCCATGAAGGAAACCCGCATTACCCCGCGGATTGCCGAAACGGCCAAGGGACTTTGGTATATCTATCTGGGTCTGACTGCGGCCTGCGCCTTCGCCTACTGGCTGGCGGGGATGACGCCATTCGATGCCATTGGTCATGCCTATTCAACCGTGGGGATCGGCGGCTTCTCCACCTATGACGGCAGCCTGGGGTATTTCGATAATCATGTTATCGAAATGGTGGCCGTGGCTTTCATGTTTATCGCCGGGGTGAACTTTGCTCTGCATTTTTTGGCGGTTCGCCGGCAAATGGTGGGGCATTATTTTCAGGATCCCGAATTCAAGACTTACCTGTTGGTTCAGGTGGTCATCATCGTGGGTGTGGTGAGCTATCTATTGCTGACCCGGGTGTATGAATCGGGTCTGGATGCCCTGGTCAAGGGCGCCTTCCAGGCGGTGTCCATTTCAACCACCACGGGCTTCACTTCGGCGGACTATGCGGGCTGGCCGGGTTTTCTGCCGGTCCTGTTGATCTTTTCCAGCTTCATTGGCGCCTGTGCGGCATCCACCAGTGGTGGCATGAAGGTGATTCGAATGCGTTTGCTGGCCAGCCAGGGGGCTCGGGAAATCAACCGCCTGGTTCATCCCAATGCCGAAATACCGGCCAAGCTGGGTAAGCGTATCGTGCCCCAACGGGTGCTGGATTCCGTCTGGGCCTTTTTCTCGGTGTATGTGGCCTTGTTCGTAGTGATGATGCTGATCCTGATGGCCTCAGGACATGATCAGGTCACAGCCTTCTCGGCCGTAGCCGCCGCCTTGAATAATCTGGGGCCGGGCCTGGGGGAAGTGTCGGCCAACTTCACGGTGCTGGATGATGTATCCAAGTGGGTATTGGTGGCAGCCATGCTGATGGGCCGGCTGGAAATCTTCACTGTACTGGTCTTGCTCACGCCGGCCTTCTGGCGACGTTAG